Proteins encoded in a region of the Mycolicibacterium duvalii genome:
- a CDS encoding glutamine synthetase family protein has translation MSAGARGLLSRTELEELVTAGEIDTVIVGFCDMQGRLTGKRISARLFVEDVVDHGAECCNYLLAVDVDMNTVDGYAISSWETGYGDMVMTPDLSTLRRLPWLPGAALVLADLSWTDGRTVTQAPRSILRAQLDRLAERDLDAVAATELEFMVFDTGFREAWAAGYRNLKPATDYNIDYAVHASTRMEPLLRDIRLGMDGAGMFCEGVKGECNLGQQEIGFRYDHALVTCDNHTIYKNGAKEIADQHGKSLTFMAKFDESEGNSCHIHISFRGTDGAPVFADDRDDLGMSPMFRSFIAGQLATLRDFTLFYAPNINSYKRFAEGSFAPTAVAWGLDNRTCALRVVGHGPGMRMENRAPGGDVNQYLAVSALIAGGLYGIENELELGDPVDGNAYTSGADRLPTTLSEAVELFENSTVARAAFGDDVVDHYVNNARVELRAFNSAVTDWERIRGFERL, from the coding sequence ATGAGCGCAGGCGCACGAGGGTTGCTGTCCCGGACCGAGCTCGAGGAACTGGTCACCGCCGGCGAGATCGACACGGTGATCGTCGGGTTCTGCGACATGCAGGGGCGTTTGACCGGCAAGCGCATCTCGGCCCGGCTGTTCGTCGAGGACGTCGTCGACCACGGCGCCGAATGCTGTAACTACCTGCTGGCGGTCGACGTCGACATGAACACCGTCGACGGATACGCGATCTCGAGTTGGGAGACCGGCTACGGCGACATGGTGATGACACCCGACCTGTCCACGTTGCGGCGGTTGCCGTGGCTGCCGGGCGCGGCATTGGTCCTGGCCGACCTGTCCTGGACCGACGGTCGTACCGTGACCCAGGCGCCGCGCAGCATCCTGCGCGCACAACTCGACCGGCTCGCCGAGCGCGACCTCGATGCGGTCGCCGCCACCGAACTGGAATTCATGGTCTTCGACACCGGTTTCCGGGAGGCCTGGGCGGCGGGCTACCGAAACCTCAAACCCGCCACCGACTACAACATCGACTACGCCGTGCACGCGTCGACCCGGATGGAGCCGCTGCTGCGCGACATTCGCCTCGGGATGGACGGCGCGGGCATGTTCTGCGAGGGCGTCAAGGGCGAATGCAACCTGGGCCAGCAGGAGATCGGGTTCCGCTACGACCACGCGCTGGTCACCTGCGACAACCACACGATCTACAAGAACGGCGCCAAGGAGATCGCCGACCAGCACGGCAAGAGCCTGACGTTCATGGCGAAATTCGACGAGAGCGAAGGCAACAGCTGCCATATCCACATCTCGTTCCGCGGGACCGACGGCGCCCCGGTGTTCGCCGACGACCGCGACGACCTCGGGATGTCGCCGATGTTCCGCAGTTTCATCGCCGGCCAACTGGCCACGTTGCGCGACTTCACGCTGTTCTACGCGCCGAACATCAACTCCTACAAGCGATTCGCCGAAGGCAGCTTCGCGCCGACCGCGGTGGCGTGGGGTCTGGACAACCGCACGTGCGCGTTGCGGGTGGTCGGGCACGGGCCCGGCATGCGCATGGAGAACCGCGCCCCCGGCGGCGACGTCAATCAGTACCTGGCGGTGTCGGCGCTGATCGCCGGCGGCCTGTACGGCATCGAAAACGAGTTGGAGCTGGGCGACCCCGTGGACGGCAACGCCTATACCAGCGGCGCCGACCGATTGCCCACCACGCTCAGCGAGGCCGTCGAGCTGTTCGAGAACTCGACCGTCGCTCGTGCGGCGTTTGGCGACGACGTCGTCGACCACTACGTCAACAACGCACGCGTGGAACTCAGGGCCTTCAACTCCGCCGTCACCGACTGGGAGAGGATCCGCGGTTTTGAGCGCCTTTGA
- a CDS encoding sigma-70 family RNA polymerase sigma factor — translation MAPPQDDIPERFERDVLPLLDQLYRAARRHANSAADAEDLVQETIVKAYRGFHRFEDGTNVRAWLLRIMTTTWITSYRKAQCRPKEVLAEDITDIQLAGQARHSSTGLPSAEMTALEALGDEEVRAALDRLREDQRLVVFYADVEGLCYRDIALVLDIPLGTVMSRLYRGRRALRELLVDVAIKRGYLRADRAA, via the coding sequence ATGGCGCCACCGCAAGACGATATTCCGGAACGGTTCGAGCGTGACGTGCTGCCGCTCCTCGACCAGCTCTACCGTGCTGCCCGCCGGCATGCCAACAGTGCCGCCGACGCCGAGGATCTGGTGCAGGAGACCATCGTCAAGGCCTACCGCGGATTCCACCGGTTCGAAGACGGCACCAACGTCCGCGCCTGGCTGCTGAGGATCATGACCACGACTTGGATCACGTCCTACCGCAAAGCGCAGTGCCGGCCGAAAGAAGTTCTCGCCGAGGACATCACGGATATCCAGCTGGCCGGGCAGGCCCGTCACTCGTCCACCGGACTGCCGTCCGCTGAGATGACCGCGCTCGAAGCGCTGGGCGACGAGGAGGTCCGAGCTGCCCTCGATCGACTCCGTGAGGACCAACGCCTGGTGGTGTTCTACGCCGACGTGGAGGGTCTGTGCTACCGAGATATCGCCCTCGTTCTCGACATCCCGCTCGGCACCGTGATGTCACGCCTGTACCGGGGTCGCCGCGCACTGCGCGAGCTTCTCGTCGATGTTGCGATCAAACGCGGCTACCTACGCGCAGACCGAGCGGCCTGA
- a CDS encoding gamma-glutamyl-gamma-aminobutyrate hydrolase family protein — protein MTTYLQQAQTGVWDVRASFLPAIYFEGVGLAGGTAVLLPPQPVDDIIADHLLGGLDALVITGGRDVDPATYGVGRHAATDEPVPDSQTRDAFEFALVRAALRRRMPVLGICRGAQVLNVALGGTLHQHLPDVVGHPRHQQGNAVFSTSSISTVPGTRIAALVGPDTDAQCYHHQAIDRLGDGLIVSAADADGVIEAVETDPARYPDHWVVAVQWHPEERLDDLRLFAGLVGAAAEYAAHKTQKVSP, from the coding sequence ATGACCACCTACCTGCAGCAGGCGCAGACCGGCGTGTGGGACGTGCGGGCCAGCTTCCTGCCCGCGATCTACTTCGAGGGGGTCGGGCTGGCCGGCGGTACGGCGGTGCTGCTGCCGCCCCAGCCTGTCGATGACATCATCGCCGATCACCTTCTCGGCGGCCTCGACGCGCTGGTGATCACCGGCGGTCGTGATGTCGACCCGGCGACCTACGGCGTCGGGCGCCATGCCGCGACCGACGAGCCGGTGCCCGACAGCCAGACCCGGGACGCGTTCGAGTTCGCTTTGGTGCGGGCCGCATTGCGCCGCCGGATGCCGGTGCTGGGAATCTGCCGCGGCGCGCAGGTGCTCAACGTCGCTCTCGGCGGTACTCTGCACCAGCACCTGCCGGACGTGGTCGGTCACCCCCGCCACCAGCAAGGCAACGCGGTGTTCAGCACGTCGTCGATCTCGACGGTGCCCGGGACCAGGATCGCCGCGCTGGTCGGTCCCGACACCGATGCGCAGTGCTACCACCATCAGGCCATCGATCGGCTCGGCGACGGGCTGATCGTGTCGGCCGCCGATGCCGATGGAGTCATCGAGGCGGTCGAGACCGATCCGGCGCGCTACCCCGACCACTGGGTGGTGGCCGTGCAGTGGCATCCCGAGGAGCGCCTCGACGACCTGCGACTGTTCGCCGGACTGGTCGGTGCCGCCGCGGAATACGCCGCCCACAAGACACAGAAGGTGAGCCCATGA
- a CDS encoding 3-oxoacyl-ACP reductase — MMDLTQRLAGKVAVITGGASGIGLASARRMHAEGATIVIGDIDPTAGKSVADDLNGTFVPVDVSDQAAVDALFDTAAETHGSVDIAFNNAGIAPPEDDLIENTGIEAWQRVQDINLTSVFFCCKAALRHMVPQQKGSIVNTASFVAVMGSATSQISYTASKGGVLAMSRELGVQYARQGIRVNALCPGPVNTPLLQELFAKDPERAARRLVHVPVGRFAEPEELAAAVAFLASDDASFITASSFLVDGGISGHYVTPL; from the coding sequence GTGATGGATCTGACCCAACGTCTGGCGGGCAAGGTCGCCGTCATCACCGGAGGTGCCAGCGGGATCGGGCTGGCCAGCGCGCGGCGGATGCACGCCGAAGGCGCCACGATCGTGATCGGCGACATCGACCCGACCGCCGGTAAGAGCGTCGCCGACGACCTGAACGGCACCTTCGTCCCGGTGGACGTGTCCGACCAGGCGGCTGTTGACGCGCTGTTCGACACCGCCGCCGAGACGCACGGCTCGGTCGACATCGCGTTCAACAACGCCGGTATCGCGCCGCCGGAGGATGACCTGATCGAGAACACCGGCATCGAGGCCTGGCAGCGCGTGCAGGACATCAACCTCACGTCGGTCTTCTTCTGCTGCAAGGCCGCACTGCGGCACATGGTGCCCCAGCAGAAGGGGTCGATCGTCAACACCGCGTCGTTCGTCGCGGTGATGGGTTCGGCGACTTCGCAGATCTCCTACACCGCGTCCAAGGGCGGCGTGCTGGCGATGTCGCGCGAACTCGGCGTGCAGTACGCGCGCCAGGGCATCCGGGTCAACGCGCTGTGCCCGGGGCCGGTCAACACCCCGCTGCTGCAGGAGCTGTTCGCCAAGGATCCGGAACGCGCCGCGCGCCGTCTGGTGCACGTGCCGGTCGGCCGGTTCGCCGAGCCCGAGGAACTGGCCGCCGCGGTCGCATTTCTGGCCAGTGACGATGCCTCGTTCATCACCGCGTCGTCGTTTCTGGTCGACGGCGGCATCAGCGGCCACTACGTGACTCCGCTGTAG
- a CDS encoding aldehyde dehydrogenase family protein, with translation MTTTEVINPATEEVLRTVELCDEAAVDDAVARAVDAQRRWARSAPAERAAALRSFAAVVDAHVEELAALEVANSGHPIGNARWEAGHVRDVLQYYAAAPERLSGSQIPVAGGWNVTFNEPLGVVGVITPWNFPMTIASWGFAPALAAGNAVLVKPAEWTPLTTLRLGELAAEAGLPAGLFQVLPGRGSVVGERFVTHPGVRKIVFTGSTEVGTRVMAGAARQVKRVTLELGGKSANIIFDDCDLERAAATAPYGVFDNAGQDCCARSRILVQRNVFDRFMELLEPAVQGVAVGDPRVEGTEMGPLVSKKHWDTVSSYVPDDAPVAFRGAAPSGPGFWFPPTVLTPGRGDRTVTEEIFGPVVAVLPFDDEADAIALANDTAYGLSGSIWTDNVSRALRVSRAVEAGNLSVNSHSSVRYSTPFGGFKQSGLGRELGPDAPLSFTETKNVFLAVEDAVSEEL, from the coding sequence ATGACCACCACCGAGGTGATCAACCCCGCGACCGAGGAAGTGCTGCGCACCGTCGAGCTCTGCGACGAGGCCGCCGTCGACGATGCGGTCGCTCGCGCCGTCGATGCGCAACGGCGATGGGCGCGTTCGGCCCCTGCCGAGCGGGCCGCGGCGCTGCGCAGCTTCGCCGCGGTGGTCGACGCCCATGTCGAGGAGCTGGCCGCGCTGGAGGTCGCCAACTCCGGGCATCCGATCGGGAATGCCCGCTGGGAGGCGGGGCATGTGCGCGACGTCCTGCAGTACTACGCCGCCGCCCCGGAACGGTTGTCGGGCAGCCAGATTCCGGTCGCCGGCGGCTGGAACGTGACGTTCAACGAGCCGCTGGGCGTGGTCGGGGTGATCACGCCGTGGAACTTCCCGATGACGATCGCGTCGTGGGGGTTCGCCCCCGCGCTGGCCGCGGGCAACGCCGTGCTGGTCAAACCCGCCGAGTGGACGCCGCTGACCACTCTCCGGCTGGGTGAGCTCGCCGCGGAGGCCGGGCTGCCCGCCGGCCTGTTCCAGGTATTGCCCGGCCGGGGGTCGGTGGTGGGGGAGCGCTTCGTGACCCACCCCGGCGTCCGCAAAATCGTCTTCACCGGGTCGACCGAGGTGGGTACCCGCGTGATGGCCGGCGCCGCCCGACAGGTCAAGCGGGTGACCCTGGAGTTGGGCGGCAAGAGTGCCAACATCATCTTCGACGACTGTGACCTCGAGCGCGCTGCGGCCACCGCGCCGTACGGCGTGTTCGACAACGCCGGCCAGGACTGCTGTGCGCGCAGCAGGATCTTGGTGCAGCGCAACGTGTTCGACCGTTTCATGGAGTTGCTGGAGCCGGCGGTGCAGGGGGTCGCCGTCGGTGACCCGCGGGTCGAGGGCACCGAGATGGGTCCGCTGGTGTCGAAGAAGCACTGGGACACCGTGTCGTCGTATGTGCCCGATGACGCGCCGGTGGCCTTCCGCGGCGCGGCACCCTCGGGGCCCGGGTTCTGGTTTCCGCCGACCGTGCTGACCCCGGGGCGCGGTGACCGCACGGTCACCGAAGAGATCTTCGGTCCCGTCGTCGCGGTGTTGCCCTTCGACGACGAGGCCGACGCGATCGCGCTGGCCAACGACACCGCCTACGGGCTGTCGGGGTCGATCTGGACGGACAATGTGTCGCGCGCGCTACGGGTGTCGCGTGCCGTCGAGGCCGGAAACCTGTCGGTCAACTCGCACTCGTCGGTGCGCTACAGCACGCCGTTCGGCGGCTTCAAACAGTCCGGGCTCGGCCGTGAACTGGGACCGGATGCGCCGCTGTCGTTCACCGAGACCAAGAACGTGTTCCTCGCCGTCGAGGACGCCGTATCGGAGGAGTTGTGA
- a CDS encoding ArsR/SmtB family transcription factor, which produces MEDAQLVERAASALAEVDTSGWAQRFDLVSDPHRLEILLCLHRAPDICVSDLAAALGRSENAVSQALRVLRQQGWVNNTRAGRSVTYRLEDETVHDLLHWIGARHHHH; this is translated from the coding sequence ATGGAGGATGCGCAGCTTGTCGAACGGGCGGCGTCGGCGCTGGCCGAGGTCGACACATCAGGCTGGGCGCAGCGGTTCGACCTGGTTTCCGACCCGCACCGCCTGGAGATTCTGCTGTGTCTGCACCGCGCTCCGGATATCTGTGTCAGCGACCTGGCCGCGGCGCTGGGCCGATCGGAGAACGCCGTCTCCCAGGCGCTGCGCGTGCTGCGTCAACAGGGCTGGGTCAACAACACCCGCGCGGGTCGGTCGGTGACCTATCGGCTCGAGGACGAGACGGTCCATGACCTGCTGCACTGGATCGGGGCTCGGCACCACCACCATTAG
- a CDS encoding alpha/beta hydrolase, whose translation MSGWEPDVLTGYWQRTFALGPDPDGEGELEATLVRRGAADPSARHAVLLVHGYTDYFFHTELADRFAARGFACYALDLHKCGRSHRAGQTPHFTTDLARYDVELELAVEAITAASAADILVCGHSAGGLVVSLWLDRVRRAGRTAALGVSGLVLNSPFLDLHGPAVLRSAPTSAALRAMGRLRARSVVRRPGEGGYGTSLHREYSGEFDYDLSWKPIGGFPVTFGWLDAVRRAQARVHRGLDVGVPNLILRSDHSVREVADAQMLQRGDAVLDVAQIARWAGCIGNRSTVVPIVDAKHDVFLSLAGPRAAAYAELDRWLDWYLTDHLGETPGTTPSERNQGHG comes from the coding sequence GTGTCTGGTTGGGAGCCCGATGTGCTGACCGGATACTGGCAGCGGACGTTCGCGCTGGGTCCCGATCCGGACGGCGAGGGTGAGCTGGAGGCCACCCTGGTCCGCCGCGGCGCCGCCGATCCGTCGGCACGCCACGCGGTCCTGCTGGTGCACGGGTACACCGACTACTTCTTCCACACCGAGCTGGCTGACCGTTTCGCCGCCCGCGGCTTCGCCTGCTACGCCCTTGACCTGCACAAGTGCGGACGGTCGCACCGTGCCGGGCAGACCCCGCACTTCACCACCGATCTGGCCCGCTACGACGTCGAGCTCGAGCTGGCCGTCGAGGCGATCACCGCGGCGTCAGCGGCCGACATCCTGGTCTGCGGCCACTCGGCCGGGGGTCTGGTGGTGTCGCTGTGGCTGGACCGCGTGCGACGCGCCGGGCGCACCGCCGCACTCGGAGTGTCCGGGCTGGTGCTCAACAGCCCGTTTCTCGATCTGCACGGGCCGGCCGTGCTGCGGTCGGCGCCGACGTCGGCAGCGCTGCGAGCGATGGGCCGGCTGCGGGCCCGGTCGGTGGTGCGTCGCCCCGGCGAGGGCGGGTACGGCACGTCACTTCATCGGGAGTATTCCGGCGAGTTCGACTACGACCTGTCCTGGAAGCCGATCGGCGGCTTTCCCGTCACCTTCGGGTGGTTGGACGCGGTCCGCCGCGCCCAGGCGCGGGTGCACCGCGGGCTCGACGTCGGAGTGCCCAACCTGATCCTGCGCTCGGACCACAGTGTTCGCGAGGTGGCCGACGCGCAAATGCTCCAGCGAGGTGACGCGGTGCTCGATGTCGCCCAGATCGCCCGCTGGGCCGGCTGCATCGGCAACCGCAGCACCGTCGTACCGATCGTCGACGCCAAGCACGACGTGTTTCTGTCGCTGGCCGGACCGCGGGCGGCGGCCTACGCCGAGCTGGATCGCTGGTTGGACTGGTATCTGACCGATCATCTCGGCGAGACGCCGGGCACCACACCATCCGAGAGAAACCAGGGGCATGGCTGA
- the mqo gene encoding malate dehydrogenase (quinone), whose product MSEAEKTDVLLVGAGIMSATLGALLRLVEPNWSITLVERLDGAAAESSDAWNNAGTGHSALCELNYTPARPDGSIDIAKAVNVNEQFQVSRQFWAYAVENGVIPDVRSFINPIPHVSFVAGEDNVGYLRRRYDALVTNPLFGSMEFIDGPDEFARRLPLMAAGRDFSEPVALNWTQDGTDVDFGSLSRQLIGFCAKQGMATLFGHEVRNLSQNSDGSWTVKVVNRRTGRKRTINARFVFVGAGGGALPLLQKAGIDEAKGFGGFPVGGQWLRSGNPELTAAHQAKVYGLPPLGAPPMSVPHLDTRVINRKSWLLFGPFAGWSPKFLKQGKVTDLPFSVKPDNLVSMLGVGLTEMGLLRYLIGQLLLSESARVESLREFAPTAKDSDWELDIAGQRVQVIRKAKGKGGVLEFGTTVLAAADGTIAGLLGASPGASTAVPAMLDVMQRCFADRYQGWMPTLKAMIPSLGVQLSDEPQLFEEVWAHGTRVLKLDQPASGVPDIAGTSTDAGTGHSTTAATV is encoded by the coding sequence GTGTCGGAAGCAGAGAAGACAGACGTCCTGCTGGTAGGGGCGGGCATCATGAGCGCGACCCTCGGCGCGTTGCTGCGGTTGGTCGAACCCAACTGGTCGATCACGTTGGTCGAGCGCCTCGACGGGGCGGCCGCCGAGAGCAGCGACGCGTGGAACAACGCCGGTACCGGCCACTCGGCACTGTGTGAGCTCAACTACACCCCCGCCCGACCGGACGGCTCGATCGACATCGCCAAAGCGGTCAACGTCAACGAGCAGTTTCAGGTGTCGCGACAATTCTGGGCCTACGCGGTGGAGAACGGCGTGATCCCCGACGTGCGCAGCTTCATCAACCCCATTCCGCATGTGAGCTTCGTCGCCGGCGAGGACAACGTCGGGTATCTGCGGCGCCGCTATGACGCGTTGGTGACCAACCCGCTGTTCGGCTCGATGGAGTTCATCGACGGTCCCGACGAGTTCGCCCGCCGACTGCCGTTGATGGCGGCGGGCCGCGACTTCTCCGAACCGGTGGCGCTGAACTGGACTCAGGACGGCACCGACGTCGATTTCGGGTCGCTGTCGCGTCAGCTCATCGGCTTCTGCGCCAAGCAGGGCATGGCGACGCTGTTCGGCCACGAGGTCCGCAATCTGAGCCAGAACTCCGACGGCAGCTGGACGGTCAAGGTCGTCAACCGGCGCACGGGCCGCAAGCGCACCATCAACGCCAGGTTCGTGTTCGTCGGCGCCGGCGGTGGCGCGTTGCCGCTGTTGCAGAAGGCCGGCATCGACGAGGCGAAGGGTTTCGGCGGCTTCCCCGTCGGCGGGCAGTGGTTGCGTAGCGGCAACCCCGAGCTCACGGCCGCCCATCAGGCCAAGGTGTACGGCTTGCCGCCGCTGGGGGCACCCCCGATGTCGGTGCCGCACCTCGACACTCGGGTGATCAACCGTAAGTCGTGGTTGTTGTTCGGCCCGTTCGCCGGCTGGTCGCCGAAGTTCCTCAAGCAGGGCAAGGTGACCGACCTGCCGTTCTCGGTCAAGCCCGACAACCTGGTGTCGATGCTGGGGGTGGGGCTCACCGAGATGGGTCTGCTGCGCTACCTCATCGGCCAACTGCTGCTCAGCGAGTCCGCGCGCGTCGAGTCCTTGCGTGAATTCGCACCCACGGCAAAGGATTCGGACTGGGAGCTGGACATCGCCGGGCAACGCGTGCAGGTGATCCGCAAGGCCAAGGGCAAGGGCGGGGTGCTCGAGTTCGGCACCACGGTGTTGGCCGCCGCCGACGGCACCATCGCCGGGCTGCTGGGCGCATCGCCCGGCGCTTCGACCGCGGTGCCGGCCATGCTCGACGTGATGCAGCGCTGTTTCGCCGACAGGTACCAGGGCTGGATGCCCACGCTCAAGGCCATGATCCCGTCGCTGGGTGTCCAATTGTCCGATGAGCCTCAGCTTTTCGAGGAGGTGTGGGCGCACGGCACCCGGGTGCTCAAGCTCGACCAGCCGGCCAGCGGCGTGCCCGACATCGCCGGCACGTCCACCGACGCCGGTACCGGGCACTCGACGACCGCGGCGACCGTTTGA
- the mtr gene encoding mycothione reductase, producing the protein MADFDIAIIGTGSGNTLLDDRYVDKRVAICEKGTFGGTCLNVGCLPTKMFVYSAGVASQVADSSRFGVDGVLAGVRWPDIVSRVFGRIDPLASGGEHYRRSSPNVEVFASHTKFAGNAGVSGYRLRTEDGDEFTAEQVVIATGARATVPPAIADCGVAHHTSDTIMRISELPEHIVIVGGGYVAAEFAHVFSSLGTRVTIVLRGTTMLSHTDDTICERFTDIAGKKWEIRSRRNIVGGRSDDTGVALELDDGSTLHADTLLVATGRVPNGDQLDAHHAGVAVQDGRVVVDEFQRTTARNVFALGDVSSPFQLKHVANHEARVVKHNLLQDWDDTDALMRANHRHVPSAVFTEPQIASVGLTENEARAAGYRIRSKVQDYSDVGYGWAMEETHGFAKVIVDDDSGLLLGAHIMGHQAASIIQPIIQAMAFDLPAQDMARGQYWIHPALPEVIENALLELCGEPPWPPARRH; encoded by the coding sequence ATGGCTGACTTCGACATCGCGATCATCGGAACTGGTTCGGGCAACACCCTTCTCGATGACCGGTACGTCGACAAACGGGTGGCGATCTGCGAGAAGGGCACGTTCGGCGGGACCTGCCTGAACGTGGGATGCCTTCCGACGAAGATGTTCGTCTACTCGGCCGGGGTGGCCAGCCAGGTCGCCGACTCGAGCCGCTTCGGCGTCGACGGCGTGCTGGCCGGGGTGCGCTGGCCCGACATCGTCTCGCGGGTGTTCGGCCGTATCGATCCGCTGGCCTCCGGCGGTGAGCACTACCGGCGCTCCTCACCCAACGTCGAGGTTTTCGCCAGCCACACCAAATTCGCAGGGAACGCTGGGGTTTCGGGCTACCGGCTGCGCACCGAGGACGGTGACGAGTTCACCGCCGAGCAGGTGGTGATCGCCACCGGCGCGCGTGCGACGGTGCCGCCGGCGATCGCGGACTGCGGGGTCGCCCATCACACCAGCGACACCATCATGCGGATTTCGGAACTGCCCGAACACATCGTCATCGTCGGCGGCGGCTACGTGGCGGCCGAATTCGCCCACGTGTTCTCGTCGCTGGGCACTCGAGTCACCATCGTCCTGCGCGGCACCACCATGCTCAGCCACACCGACGACACGATCTGTGAGCGGTTCACCGACATCGCCGGCAAGAAGTGGGAGATTCGCAGCAGGCGCAACATCGTCGGCGGTCGCTCGGATGACACCGGGGTGGCACTCGAGCTCGACGACGGGTCAACCCTGCACGCGGACACGCTGCTGGTGGCCACCGGGCGCGTGCCCAACGGCGACCAACTCGACGCCCACCATGCCGGGGTCGCGGTGCAGGACGGTCGGGTCGTCGTCGACGAGTTCCAGCGCACGACAGCCCGCAACGTCTTCGCGCTCGGCGACGTCAGCTCGCCGTTTCAGCTCAAGCATGTCGCCAATCACGAAGCCCGCGTGGTCAAGCACAACCTGCTGCAGGACTGGGACGACACCGACGCGTTGATGCGGGCCAATCACCGGCACGTGCCCTCGGCGGTGTTCACCGAACCGCAGATCGCGTCCGTCGGCCTGACCGAGAACGAAGCCCGCGCAGCCGGTTACCGCATCCGCTCCAAGGTTCAGGACTACAGCGACGTGGGCTACGGCTGGGCGATGGAGGAGACCCACGGCTTCGCGAAGGTGATCGTCGACGACGACTCGGGCCTGCTTCTGGGCGCCCACATCATGGGCCATCAGGCCGCGTCGATCATCCAGCCCATCATCCAGGCGATGGCGTTCGACCTGCCGGCCCAGGACATGGCCCGCGGGCAGTACTGGATCCATCCGGCGCTGCCGGAAGTCATCGAGAATGCGCTGCTGGAACTGTGCGGTGAACCGCCCTGGCCGCCGGCACGGCGGCATTAG
- a CDS encoding FadR/GntR family transcriptional regulator, translating to MSASPDFTDASAGLLRPDRPFNAFEDTVERLLQTIRLGILAPGEALPPERELAARLGVSRDTVREAIKSLAEAGYLVSRRGRYGGTFLAEVLPAPRGDGVRHSRAEIDDVLGLREILETGAVRAAATRSLSIGERQALRRRLADVRGAAPEDYRRLDSRLHLAIAEAAGLPSLVPLIAHNRMRLNELLDCIPLLVRNIAHSDEQHAAIVAAILAGDADTAAQTMTAHLWGTAALLHGFLD from the coding sequence ATGTCGGCGTCACCGGACTTCACCGATGCCAGTGCGGGCTTGCTGCGTCCGGACCGCCCGTTCAACGCGTTCGAAGACACCGTCGAGCGGCTGCTGCAGACCATCCGGCTCGGAATTCTGGCCCCCGGCGAGGCGCTCCCGCCGGAACGGGAGCTCGCGGCGCGCCTGGGCGTCAGCCGTGACACCGTGCGCGAGGCCATCAAATCCCTGGCCGAGGCCGGGTACCTGGTGTCGCGGCGGGGCCGTTACGGCGGCACTTTTCTCGCCGAGGTGCTGCCCGCCCCTCGCGGCGACGGCGTGCGGCACAGCCGCGCCGAGATCGACGACGTCCTCGGGTTGCGCGAGATCCTGGAGACCGGCGCCGTCCGGGCCGCGGCGACGCGGTCGCTGAGCATCGGCGAGCGGCAGGCGTTGCGGCGGCGGCTCGCCGATGTGCGCGGCGCGGCGCCCGAGGACTACCGCAGGCTGGACTCCCGGCTGCACCTGGCCATCGCCGAAGCCGCCGGGCTGCCGTCACTGGTGCCGCTGATCGCCCACAACCGGATGCGCCTCAACGAACTGCTGGACTGCATCCCGCTGTTGGTCCGCAACATCGCACACTCCGACGAGCAGCACGCGGCGATCGTGGCGGCGATTCTGGCCGGTGACGCCGACACCGCGGCGCAGACGATGACCGCGCACCTGTGGGGCACGGCGGCGCTGCTGCACGGCTTCCTGGACTGA